A portion of the Roseofilum reptotaenium CS-1145 genome contains these proteins:
- a CDS encoding phosphoribulokinase: MTSKPDRVVLVGVAGDSGCGKSTFLRRLTDLFGEDLITVICLDDYHSLDRKQRKETGITALNPKANNFDLMYEQAKALKNGESIEKPIYNHTTGEIDPPETIHPKSIVVLEGLHPMYDERVRELLDFSVYLDISDEVKIAWKIQRDMAERGHRYEDVLFAINARRPDFMAYIDPQKAHADVVIQVLPTQLIQDDKDRKILRVRMIQRYGVAGRDPVYLFDEGSTIDWIPCGRKLTCSYPGIKMHYGPDAYYGHEVSILEVDGQFDNLEELIYIEGHLSNTSTQEYGELTHLLRQHPDYPGSTNGTGLFQVLTGLKMRAIYEQLTQTPVKVPASV, from the coding sequence AGCCGGAGACTCCGGTTGTGGGAAATCAACCTTCTTACGTCGCTTAACTGACTTATTTGGAGAAGATCTCATAACCGTAATTTGTCTGGATGACTACCATTCTTTAGACCGTAAACAACGTAAAGAAACTGGGATTACCGCGCTCAACCCCAAAGCTAACAACTTTGACTTAATGTATGAGCAAGCCAAAGCGCTTAAAAACGGTGAATCCATAGAAAAACCCATTTACAACCATACTACTGGGGAAATCGATCCCCCTGAAACCATCCATCCCAAATCCATTGTCGTCCTAGAAGGACTGCATCCAATGTATGACGAACGGGTAAGGGAACTCCTGGATTTTAGTGTTTATCTTGACATCAGTGATGAAGTCAAAATTGCCTGGAAAATCCAGCGGGATATGGCAGAGAGAGGCCATCGCTATGAAGATGTACTCTTTGCTATTAATGCTCGTCGGCCAGACTTCATGGCTTATATCGATCCCCAAAAAGCTCATGCAGATGTGGTGATTCAGGTATTGCCAACCCAACTGATTCAAGACGACAAAGACCGTAAGATTTTACGGGTACGGATGATTCAACGCTATGGAGTTGCCGGTCGTGACCCCGTCTACCTGTTTGACGAAGGCTCAACCATTGATTGGATTCCCTGTGGACGCAAGTTAACCTGCTCCTATCCCGGCATTAAAATGCATTATGGGCCAGATGCTTACTATGGCCATGAAGTTTCTATCCTGGAAGTCGATGGCCAGTTTGATAATTTAGAGGAACTCATCTATATCGAAGGTCATTTGAGCAACACTTCAACACAAGAATATGGGGAATTAACTCATTTGTTACGGCAACATCCTGATTATCCAGGTTCAACCAATGGTACAGGACTGTTCCAAGTGCTAACTGGATTGAAAATGCGAGCCATTTACGAGCAGTTAACCCAAACACCAGTCAAAGTCCCAGCAAGTGTTTAG